The Hemicordylus capensis ecotype Gifberg chromosome 6, rHemCap1.1.pri, whole genome shotgun sequence genome window below encodes:
- the LOC128329020 gene encoding E3 ubiquitin-protein ligase Topors-like: MASETDESSARSSPNRLHQSTLVDASPDSKCPICLDQFENVASLDSCFHRFCFRCVQEWSNTKAECPLCKKPFQTILHNISSEDQYEIYIVDDAFASPHGERTTPTRESDTSIDPLSSSSRTSSTVFPSNEGILFERLLSLPASHRYSEMLPMIRSLASREQDNLEGISPRQTPQWERINFRRALYHSGVRVRNISDGGHYRDISARYFRSDPASLCRLDPWVRRELTVLFGARESLVSIVQRVIMSKITRTDMESQAFAEYLKPFLLHCTEHFLHEFISFASCPFDIELYDQHANYDCPAPSYEEGRPPEIITISSDEADSQQPDRNAFTVGIGQAPWDDETPGPSYCSSEQVCATISAALDTSESSDEEPSENTIEPPRQFPASVETNGVSGDSSHNCVSVGNVKPVTERTPGPFELSSDSEASAEGGKSEEVKQVQPIQCHHFSNTKASRYTSAFFVGSRDDRYNYKSLSNKLKPKRREQDHTQKRESTNQTLSQSSPTKSDDDDGYRISRKRKSEVQDSHSREWHGLKRKRTHHSWEKQKKKRDRSGCKHRKDKKKSRNRDNSLSQKSQIHFPSGESVMSRDPSTSRSCSSESRKRSSQSKGNNYCHRNRTPDGYESRGQSSSRSRIPASGSERTRSEKPSGKRKSKTHHLESTHRGNEDISSSKEERALQKPLLKYCESSKKTAGFAGGQPETEIRYKKGQKRSRSPTVEGISKGKATDARHHKKKRKRVGITQEIHTGNSQFSSPVVIIIDNDSDKDPEIQDNIDCDSSISWSAVMQQNDRETGIPSPVLEARD, from the coding sequence ATGGCATCAGAGACAGATGAATCATCAGCCAGGTCTAGCCCAAACAGGTTGCATCAGTCAACATTAGTAGATGCATCTCCAGACTCTAAATGTCCAATATGCTTGGACCAGTTTGAAAATGTGGCCTCCTTAGATAGTTGTTTCCATAGATTCTGCTTTCGATGTGTGCAGGAGTGGTCCAACACCAAAGCAGAATGTCCACTCTGCAAAAAGCCTTTTCAGACAATCCTGCACAATATTAGTTCTGAAGATCAATATGAGATATATATAGTTGATGATGCTTTTGCTAGTCCTCATGGAGAGCGAACTACACCAACGAGGGAATCTGACACTTCAATTGATCCTCTATCTTCCTCATCTAGAACTTCTAGTACAGTGTTTCCTTCAAATGAAGGGATATTATTTGAAAGGCTGCTGAGTCTACCAGCTAGCCACAGATATTCAGAAATGCTTCCGATGATCAGAAGCCTTGCATCGAGAGAGCAGGATAACTTGGAAGGCATATCTCCCAGACAGACTCCACAATGGGAGAGAATTAACTTCCGAAGAGCTCTGTATCACTCCGGAGTCCGTGTTAGAAATATTTCAGATGGAGGACACTATAGAGATATCTCAGCTAGATATTTCCGCAGTGATCCTGCCAGCCTTTGCAGGCTAGACCCATGGGTAAGACGTGAACTTACTGTTTTGTTTGGTGCTCGTGAATCTCTGGTCAGTATTGTACAACGTGTTATCATGAGTAAAATAACTAGAACTGATATGGAGAGCCAGGCATTTGCTGAATATTTAAAACCTTTCCTGCTCCATTGTACAGAACACTTCCTGCATGAGTTCATCAGCTTTGCCAGTTGCCCTTTTGATATAGAGTTATATGATCAGCACGCAAACTATGATTGTCCTGCTCCTTCATATGAAGAAGGAAGACCACCTGAGATTATTACAATCTCTTCAGACGAGGCAGATTCCCAACAACCAGATCGTAATGCTTTCACAGTTGGTATTGGTCAGGCACCTTGGGATGATGAAACACCAGGCCCTTCTTACTGCAGCTCAGAGCAGGTTTGTGCTACTATATCTGCTGCTTTGGACACTTCGGAAAGCTCTGATGAAGAGCCCTCTGAAAACACAATTGAGCCTCCAAGACAGTTTCCAGCAAGTGTGGAGACCAATGGCGTCAGTGGCGATTCATCTCACAACTGTGTTAGTGTTGGCAACGTGAAACCAGTAACAGAGAGAACTCCTGGACCTTTTGAGTTATCTTCAGACTCTGAGGCATCAGCTGAGGGGGGCAAAAGTGAAGAAGTGAAGCAAGTACAGCCCATCCAGTGTCATCATTTTAGCAATACCAAGGCTAGCAGATACACATCAGCATTCTTTGTAGGGTCCAGGGATGATAGATACAATTATAAGTCACTCTCAAATAAACTGAAACCCAAACGGAGAGAACAGGACCATACTCAAAAGAGGGAGTCTACTAACCAGACTTTGTCACAAAGTTCACCTACaaaaagtgatgatgatgatggctacAGAATATCTAGAAAAAGGAAATCTGAAGTGCAAGATTCTCACAGTAGGGAGTGGCATGgcctgaaaagaaaaagaacacatCATAGCTgggaaaagcaaaaaaagaagagGGATCGCAGTGGATGCAAACATAGGAAGGACAAAAAGAAGTCAAGAAACAGAGATAACAGTCTGTCTCAAAAAAGTCAAATACACTTTCCAAGTGGCGAGAGTGTTATGTCTAGAGATCCAAGCACATCAAGATCCTGCAGCAGTGAGTCCAGGAAAAGAAGTTCACAGAGTAAAGGCAACAATTATTGCCATAGAAATAGAACCCCAGATGGCTATGAATCAAGAGGTCAATCAAGTAGCAGGTCTAGAATTCCGGCTAGTGGGTCTGAGAGAACAAGATCTGAAAAGCCTAGTGGGAAAAGGAAGTCTAAGACTCATCACTTGGagagcacacacagaggaaaTGAAGACATTTCTTCTTCAAAGGAAGAAAGGGCTCTTCAGAAACCTTTGCTGAAGTACTGTGAGTCTTCCAAAAAGACAGCTGGCTTTGCAGGTGGACAACCAGAAACTGAGATTAGATACAAAAAGGGGCAGAAAAGGTCAAGAAGCCCAACTGTGGAGGGTATTTCTAAAGGAAAAGCCACCGATGCAAGACACCataaaaagaagaggaaaagggTGGGAATCACACAAGAAATCCACACAGGCAACTCTCAATTTTCTTCTCCAGTTGTAATTATAATAGACAATGACAGTGACAAAGACCCTGAAATCCAAGACAATATTGATTGTGATAGTAGCATTTCCTGGAGTGCCGTCATGCAGCAGAATGACAGAGAAACAGGGATTCCTTCACCCGTCTTGGAAGCCAGAGACTAA
- the MRPL35 gene encoding 39S ribosomal protein L35, mitochondrial — protein MAAFAVTRRLSGVVRSFSSLVPLANNGCCSVRPLSGLHMCHINVGQLLTVSIRKPLLSGNVSSGHSVSILNCVTPLLPSILHQQRRTLIEYSLRKGKRKTVKPVVHRFLRLHCGLWLRRRAGYKKRLWKKSARRKKRLREHVFCNKTQSRMLDKMTTSFWKRRNWYLNDPYQKYHDRTNLNL, from the exons ATGGCGGCGTTTGCTGTGACCAGGAGGCTCTCGG GAGTGGTAAGATCATTCAGTTCTTTGGTTCCCTTGGCCAATAATGGCTGTTGCTCTGTTCGCCCTCTCTCTGGGCTGCATATGTGTCACATCAACGTTGGGCAATTATTGACTGTTTCCATTAGAAAACCTCTTCTGTCTGGTAATGTTTCTTCTGGacattcagtctccattttgaactG TGTCACACCCCTGCTGCCAAGTATCCTGCATCAGCAAAGGAGGACGCTCATCGAATACAGTTTgcgaaaagggaaaaggaaaactGTAAAACCTGTGGTGCATAGATTTCTCAGACTGCACTGTGGCCTTTGGCTAAGGAGAAGG gCTGGTTACAAGAAAAGACTGTGGAAAAAATCTGCTAGGCGTAAAAAGCGCTTGAGGGAACACGTGTTCTGCAATAAAACACAGAGTAGGATGCTTGATAAAATGACCACTTCCTTCTGGAAGAGAAGAAACTGGTACCTCAATGACCCCTACCAGAAATACCATGATCGTACAAACCTTAATTTGTAA